From Onychostoma macrolepis isolate SWU-2019 chromosome 05, ASM1243209v1, whole genome shotgun sequence, one genomic window encodes:
- the LOC131540826 gene encoding uncharacterized protein LOC131540826 — MKSCQLMGAEDESCFLFHLQTGSCWSGKSDQSETLLLVMLSNITSPHRITLGDAFWIIPALQFTEEPLLCLPACVPPEKIPSYKRKMSWSDTVEVMTAKASGIWSFITTDKNEQLIRSTQTLHHYVNRYFTITNTLLNIINTHFGESYSSVSADESKSIKDNCTIVRDAMSMILEVSKRKEKQILKIIDPGVYDKIAFAGVSLKDKAAVIRDFHADKLGVFGNIFLPLPLFSWQK, encoded by the exons ATGAAATCATGTCAACTTATGGGAGCAGAAGACGAAAGCTGCTTTTTGTTTCACTTACAGACTGGATCGTGCTGGTCAGGgaaatctgaccaatcagagacgCTGCTCCTGGTGATGTTGAGCAACATCACATCACCTCACCGCATCACGCTGGGAGACGCTTTCTGGATCATTCCAGCTCTGCAGTTCACCGAGGAGCCTCTCCTGTGTTTACCTGCTTGTGTGCCTCCTGAGAAGAT ACCCTCATATAAAAGGAAGATGTCTTGGAGTGATACCGTCGAAGTGATGACTG CAAAAGCCTCCGGGATATGGTCTTTTATCACCACAGACAAGAATGAACAACTGATAAGATCTACTCAGACGCTCCATCACTATGTGAACAGATACTTCACAATCACCAACACACTGCTGAACATAATCAATACTCACTTTGGAGAAAGCTACTCCAGTGTCTCTGCAGATGAAAGCAAAAGTATTAAAGACAACTGTACCATAGTAAGAGATGCTATGAGCATGATTCTTGAAGTTTCTAAAAGAAAGGAAAAGCAAATCCTTAAGATCATTGATCCTGGTGTTTATGATAAGATTGCCTTCGCTGGGGTGTCACTGAAAGACAAGGCTGCAGTGATAAGAGACTTCCATGCAGACAAACTGGGAGTCTTTGGAAATATCTTTCTTCCACTGCCGCTATTCAGCTGGCAAAAGTGA
- the LOC131540827 gene encoding single-pass membrane and coiled-coil domain-containing protein 3-like, with translation MSWSDIFYPENPEKREKIIRRSQELIDLMKDNFEATNSLIEIVNKHLHSSFSPITLDEKATLQENCDVMIERVKQIQAKVEEADEELKKKLDPALYEKLQHMSLKDLKYVSAAVKSAISSVCQLPALALVMHLKKIMTILIGITCTCAIYSVGIFAAVLFGLAVNAIFSAIVGHIEQGKLNTALEEYEKALAEFRPASKEYQKAINEIGFMLEFLKE, from the coding sequence ATGTCTTGGAGTGATATATTCTACCctgaaaatcctgaaaaaagggAGAAGATTATCCGCAGAAGTCAAGAGCTTATTGATCTGATGAAAGACAACTTCGAAGCCACCAACAGTCTCATTGAGATTGTAAATAAGCACCTGCATTCATCCTTCAGCCCGATCACCCTGGACGAGAAAGCCACTCTCCAGGAGAACTGTGACGTGATGATTGAACGTGTGAAGCAGATCCAAGCAAAAGTCGAGGAGGCTGACGAGGAGCTGAAGAAGAAGCTGGACCCTGCCTTGTATGAGAAACTACAACATATGTCTCTCAAAGACTTAAAATATGTTTCAGCTGCTGTTAAATCTGCTATTTCATCAGTTTGCCAGCTTCCAGCCTTAGCTTTAGTGATGCATCTAAAGAAAATTATGACAATTCTGATAGGCATAACATGCACATGTGCTATATATTCAGTAGGAATATTTGCCGCCGTTTTATTTGGGTTGGCAGTTAATGCGATTTTTTCAGCAATTGTAGGGCATATTGAGCAAGGTAAACTCAACACGGCCCTGGAAGAGTACGAGAAGGCTTTGGCAGAATTCAGGCCAGCATCTAAAGAATACCAGAAGGCCATAAACGAAATCGGGTTTATGCTTGAATTCTTGAAGGAGTGA
- the LOC131540828 gene encoding uncharacterized protein LOC131540828 translates to MDLYTKFVNLYPLKDQTADSVAGCIFDHYIPQHGVPEALHSDQGRQFESDLIKHLCNLLSIKKLRTSPYHAQCDGAVEHFNRNLKDELSKHLFDSGTEWDEHLPQVALAYNTTTHTSTGLTPFFLAHGREARVPLDTLLQDNNASSSATAGTPAAYANTLRKRLACAYRSATAFRDKAQDQQRLNYDRHLKYTPYNSGDLVLVDDPAHRHNKLYPRWVGPYEVLQPICPFGSSTPVNFEVRDVSRPHAKAKVIHYNRMKPYITDPRNTHTLTSPSSPVQPNTLNTLSGLLPPHITPVPPGLPTPQVPLGPPPLPQLHPHPQLQPPGILQSSSPMENVQGPDSGLLLPTLGAPEAGLSTGVSESPDTPVPCHVPCPLHTGCHDVISEGPSGQTWTGRQDGDLQSGTDRTSQGRAGSSGGHGRWSSWPWPPPSARPLQPEPFYPPQKKFHGAARGYQEHSGAKQTGQDSPPGLNTQNKTAHRNRKPSWASLEAEASSGHDKESGALTGFQKISTPRLLMLCVSFLSIRKCFHLFVIAVYESLSCPQCEKMDLKIIQSLLERAHICRRCWKTKTVQELEDFSEEQQAVELLKTKKGLMNNYHKT, encoded by the exons ATGGATCTGTACACCAAGTTTGTCAATCTCTATCCATTAAAAGATCAGACAGCTGACTCAGTGGCAGGTTGCATCTTTGACCACTACATTCCACAGCATGGTGTCCCTGAGGCCCTACACTCGGATCAGGGCAGACAATTTGAATCTGACCTCATAAAGCACCTTTGTAACTTGTTGTCAATCAAGAAGCTCCGTACGTCCCCTTATCATGCTCAGTGTGATGGAGCTGTTGAGCACTTTAATCGCAATCTAAAAGATGAACTTTCCAAACATCTTTTTGACTCTGGTACGGAGTGGGATGAGCACCTCCCGCAGGTTGCATTGGCTTATAACACCACTACGCACACTAGCACAGGACTGACACCATTCTTTCTGGCTCATGGCCGGGAAGCCCGCGTTCCCTTAGACACACTACTTCAGGACAATAATGCTTCCAGTTCAGCAACAGCGGGCACACCAGCAGCATATGCTAACACATTGCGCAAGAGACTGGCCTGTGCTTATCGTTCTGCAACTGCTTTTCGAGACAAGGCTCAAGACCAACAACGCCTGAACTATGATCGTCATTTGAAATACACTCCGTATAACAGTGGTGACTTGGTTTTAGTGGATGATCCTGCCCACCGCCACAACAAACTGTATCCACGTTGGGTGGGCCCATATGAGGTTTTGCAACCAATATGCCCCTTTGGTAGTTCCACCCCTGTTAATTTTGAAGTTCGGGATGTATCTAGACCTCATGCGAAAGCAAAGGTCATTCATTACAATCGCATGAAACCGTACATCACTGACCCGAGGAACACCCATACCCTTACCTCCCCTTCCTCCCCTGTCCAGCCGAACACTCTGAACACTTTGTCTGGACTCCTCCCACCCCACATTACACCTGTGCCACCGGGACTCCCCACACCTCAGGTTCCGTTAGGACCACCACCGTTGCCTCAGTTACATCCTCACCCCCAATTGCAACCACCTGGAATCCTACAATCTTCCAGCCCTATGGAAAATGTGCAGGGCCCGGACTCTGGACTGTTGCTTCCAACATTGGGCGCACCTGAAGCTGGACTGTCTACAGGTGTTTCTGAATCACCTGATACTCCAGT ACCCTGCCATGTACCCTGCCCTCTTCATACAGGCTGTCATGATGTCATCTCAGAAG gcccctcaggacagacatggacaggaagacaggacggggacctccagagcGGAACAGACAGAACGAGCCAAGGCAGAGCTGGAAGCTCTGGAGGCCACGGCAGGTGGTCTTCGTGGCCGTGGCCCCCTCCCTCGGCCCGGCCACTACAGCCGGAACCTTTctaccccccccaaaaaaaattccATGGGGCAGCTAGGGGGTATCAGGAGCACTCCGGGGCCAAacagacaggacaggacagCCCACCAGGGCTCAACACACAGAACAAGACAgcccacaggaacaggaagccctCCTGGGCTAGCTTGGAAGCTGAGGCTTCTTCTGGGCATGACAaggagtcaggggccctcacagGATTTCAAAAAATTTCCAcgccccggctcttaatgcttTGTGTTTCCTTCTTAAGCAtcagaaaatgttttcatcTTTTTGTAATAGCTgtgtatgagtccctcagttgtcctcagtgtgaaaagatggatctcaaaatcatacagtcactgctggaaagagCTCACatatgcagaagatgctggaaaacaaaGACTGTGCAGGAGCttgaggatttttctgaagaacagcaggcagttgaaCTGCTCAAGACAAAAAAGGGACtgatgaacaactatcacaaaacataa